One Anaeromusa acidaminophila DSM 3853 DNA segment encodes these proteins:
- a CDS encoding response regulator transcription factor: protein MNRNSVLLVDDDLKLVQLLKAYFEKENFIVYEANDGLAALREAREKQPDIMVLDLMLPGMAGWDVCKKIRQDSNLPILMLTARDEESDRLIGLEIGADDYVTKPFSPREVVARAKAILRRTQNMLVASRIVKTESLTINLDQHQVEKNGLPLEFTPTEFNILLLLVENANRVFSRLQIVEQTQGYSFEGYERTIDAHIKNIRRKLEENPRDPKYIVTVYGIGYKFIGDANEAIS, encoded by the coding sequence ATGAATCGTAATTCGGTATTGCTTGTGGATGATGATCTGAAATTGGTGCAGTTGTTAAAAGCATACTTTGAAAAAGAAAATTTTATTGTATATGAAGCAAATGACGGTCTTGCTGCACTCAGAGAAGCTCGGGAAAAACAACCGGATATTATGGTGTTGGATTTAATGCTCCCCGGAATGGCCGGATGGGATGTCTGCAAAAAAATCAGGCAAGACAGTAATTTGCCGATTCTTATGCTGACAGCTCGTGATGAAGAAAGCGATCGTTTAATTGGCCTGGAAATCGGCGCCGATGACTACGTGACTAAACCATTTAGTCCTAGAGAAGTTGTGGCTAGAGCGAAGGCCATCCTGCGCCGTACACAAAATATGCTGGTGGCGTCTCGGATTGTTAAGACAGAGAGTCTTACCATTAACTTGGATCAGCATCAAGTAGAGAAAAACGGACTTCCTTTGGAGTTTACTCCTACGGAGTTTAATATATTGCTGCTATTGGTGGAAAATGCGAATCGAGTTTTTAGTCGCCTGCAAATTGTAGAGCAAACACAAGGATATAGCTTTGAAGGGTATGAGCGGACGATTGATGCACATATTAAAAACATACGGCGAAAGCTGGAAGAAAATCCGCGAGACCCCAAGTACATTGTAACGGTGTACGGTATTGGATATAAATTTATAGGTGACGCAAATGAAGCGATTTCATAG
- a CDS encoding HD domain-containing phosphohydrolase, giving the protein MQMPFSSLRTKLFLAFFLLSAIITLAVSYQLLMHMQTNHLNTLKHDWSIIAELAMEQDDGRNLAALLKRDVPYGEAVETAMHSFQTRLREKDVDLAAIYVWNQRQKKGWMYSSLQEPFLDKDAFDRMQELAGEPEAADARGGSATTEISDDFTSFIYVPVKEAPNSAVATIVLIVSNKEAAADIQHFTYQVGQGYFLALILVGSISWWLAKNFSKRLLLLQSAMKQMTEGNLDITLAESGRDELALLTQSLNHLAMKLSHEREELLLSAIESLVTALEAKDTYTYGHSSHVSTMASAMAQKMEFNEEELFGVRVAALLHDIGKIGIPDQVLHKAGRLTQEERSVIEQHPSIGAKILTGIPALHTVANVVRHHHERWDGQGYPAAIAGKNIPLASRIIAVADTYQAMTSDRPYRKGLAHQAALAELKRNAGSQFDPKLVDVFLSLHLERKDS; this is encoded by the coding sequence ATGCAGATGCCTTTTTCTTCCTTGCGGACCAAGCTTTTTCTGGCCTTTTTCTTGTTGTCTGCAATAATTACGCTGGCAGTATCTTACCAGTTACTTATGCATATGCAAACGAATCATCTCAATACCTTAAAGCATGATTGGAGCATTATTGCGGAACTGGCAATGGAGCAAGATGACGGAAGGAATCTTGCAGCTCTGCTCAAACGCGACGTACCGTATGGCGAGGCTGTTGAAACAGCAATGCATTCTTTCCAAACGCGCCTCAGAGAAAAAGATGTAGACCTTGCCGCAATATATGTGTGGAACCAAAGGCAAAAAAAGGGATGGATGTATTCTTCGCTGCAAGAGCCATTCTTGGATAAAGATGCTTTTGACAGAATGCAAGAGCTTGCTGGGGAACCCGAAGCTGCAGATGCGCGGGGGGGATCCGCAACAACGGAAATAAGCGACGATTTTACTTCTTTTATCTATGTGCCGGTGAAAGAAGCCCCTAATTCAGCTGTTGCAACAATTGTACTAATTGTAAGCAATAAAGAGGCTGCGGCAGATATACAACATTTTACGTACCAAGTAGGGCAAGGCTATTTCTTGGCATTAATTCTTGTGGGCAGTATCAGTTGGTGGTTGGCGAAAAACTTTTCGAAGCGGCTGCTTTTATTACAGTCTGCGATGAAACAAATGACCGAAGGAAATTTAGATATAACCTTAGCTGAATCAGGCCGAGATGAATTGGCTCTTTTGACTCAAAGCCTTAATCATTTGGCAATGAAGCTTAGCCATGAACGGGAAGAACTCTTGCTTTCAGCCATTGAATCGCTGGTAACTGCGCTAGAAGCCAAAGATACCTATACGTATGGGCATTCTTCTCATGTCAGTACGATGGCCTCTGCGATGGCTCAAAAAATGGAGTTTAACGAAGAAGAATTGTTTGGCGTACGAGTAGCTGCCTTACTTCATGATATTGGGAAAATAGGCATACCGGATCAAGTCTTGCACAAAGCAGGACGCCTGACCCAAGAAGAGCGCAGCGTAATCGAGCAACACCCTAGTATCGGAGCTAAGATTTTGACCGGCATTCCAGCATTGCATACGGTAGCAAATGTTGTACGTCATCATCATGAACGCTGGGATGGGCAAGGCTATCCTGCGGCGATCGCCGGGAAAAATATTCCTTTGGCTTCTCGTATTATTGCTGTGGCGGATACCTATCAGGCAATGACGTCGGACCGGCCATATCGAAAAGGCTTGGCTCATCAGGCTGCATTGGCGGAATTGAAGCGAAACGCAGGCAGTCAATTTGATCCTAAATTGGTTGACGTGTTTTTAAGTCTCCATCTAGAAAGAAAAGATTCTTGA
- a CDS encoding methyltransferase family protein, translating to MEHAMWGYGLWPIVAINSLMFIIFAFSFTRPGNLRDWRMFGGFSAFIVALFTEMYGFPLTIYLLSGWLGNQYPDITLFSHDAGHIWYTLLGMTGDPHQSFVHELSNLLIVGGMLFLAFTWRFLYKAQRENAVAQTGPYALVRHPQYIAFISVMTGFLLQWPTILTIAMYPVLVVMYIRLARMEERESLAHFGNDYAEYMKKTPGFVPRFFRKS from the coding sequence ATGGAACACGCGATGTGGGGTTATGGATTGTGGCCGATTGTAGCAATTAACTCGCTTATGTTTATTATCTTCGCATTCAGCTTTACACGGCCTGGAAATCTTAGGGATTGGAGAATGTTCGGCGGCTTTTCGGCTTTTATTGTAGCTCTGTTTACCGAAATGTATGGGTTTCCCTTAACCATATACTTGCTATCAGGATGGTTAGGGAATCAGTATCCGGATATAACACTGTTTAGTCATGATGCAGGACATATTTGGTATACATTACTTGGCATGACTGGCGATCCGCATCAAAGTTTCGTTCATGAGCTGAGCAATTTGCTTATCGTTGGAGGCATGCTTTTTTTAGCCTTCACTTGGAGATTTTTGTACAAAGCGCAACGAGAAAATGCAGTGGCTCAAACCGGCCCGTATGCCTTGGTACGGCATCCTCAATATATTGCTTTCATTTCCGTCATGACCGGATTTTTATTGCAATGGCCAACTATCTTAACCATAGCGATGTATCCTGTTTTAGTAGTGATGTATATCCGATTAGCACGTATGGAAGAGCGTGAATCGCTGGCTCATTTTGGAAACGACTATGCAGAGTACATGAAGAAAACACCTGGTTTTGTGCCTCGGTTTTTTAGAAAGTCTTAG
- the lgt gene encoding prolipoprotein diacylglyceryl transferase, whose translation MYPILLTIGNFEIHSWGILVMLGILSGMWLTIRLAQGSEFSSSKIQEFVFYGVFFGFLGARAWEVAFSWSEYSAEPIRALLFWQGGLSIQGAVVAGSFFGWWYFKKEKLSFSRFADIAAPGLMLGQAIGRIGCFFNGDAYGIPTDSWYGVIYQPGTPAFHAWGTMPLVPAELMEAGLDFAIVYCLLRLYPRRKFDGQVVLTYFILYSLVRFGLEFLRADSLMFYGVKAAQISTMLTVIAAVILWGIRRKAKQV comes from the coding sequence TTGTATCCTATCTTGTTAACTATAGGAAATTTTGAGATTCATTCTTGGGGAATTCTTGTGATGCTGGGAATTCTCAGCGGAATGTGGCTAACAATACGTTTAGCCCAAGGAAGTGAATTTTCGTCTTCTAAGATCCAAGAATTTGTCTTTTATGGCGTTTTCTTTGGCTTTTTAGGAGCGCGAGCATGGGAAGTCGCTTTTTCTTGGAGCGAGTACAGTGCGGAGCCAATACGAGCGTTGTTATTTTGGCAAGGAGGCTTATCGATTCAAGGAGCCGTAGTGGCGGGTAGCTTTTTTGGTTGGTGGTATTTCAAAAAAGAAAAGCTATCATTTAGCCGTTTTGCCGATATTGCAGCTCCTGGTTTAATGTTGGGACAGGCAATTGGCCGCATTGGATGTTTTTTTAATGGAGATGCATACGGAATTCCTACGGATTCGTGGTATGGAGTAATATACCAACCGGGCACTCCTGCTTTTCATGCATGGGGGACCATGCCGCTTGTTCCGGCGGAATTGATGGAAGCCGGGCTCGATTTTGCGATAGTCTATTGCTTGCTGCGCTTATATCCTCGAAGGAAATTTGACGGGCAAGTTGTATTAACCTATTTCATTCTATATTCGCTGGTGCGTTTTGGATTAGAATTTCTCAGAGCCGACAGCTTGATGTTCTATGGAGTTAAAGCAGCTCAAATAAGTACAATGCTTACGGTCATAGCGGCCGTGATCTTGTGGGGGATCAGAAGGAAGGCTAAACAGGTTTAA
- a CDS encoding DUF2933 domain-containing protein, with the protein MECCKQSQPAGEKEPRDNKWKHFAMMLGCCLLPLGVVFLLNAINYEGVGSYLVFLLCPLTHLLMMKAMKPGKGEAASGGDIGK; encoded by the coding sequence ATGGAATGTTGCAAACAATCTCAGCCGGCAGGAGAAAAAGAGCCTCGTGATAACAAATGGAAGCATTTTGCCATGATGCTTGGGTGCTGCTTGCTTCCCCTCGGAGTGGTATTCTTGTTGAACGCTATTAACTATGAAGGAGTCGGCAGCTACTTGGTATTTTTGCTTTGTCCGTTGACCCATTTGCTGATGATGAAAGCAATGAAGCCGGGAAAAGGAGAAGCCGCTAGCGGCGGTGATATTGGCAAGTAG
- a CDS encoding TniQ family protein: protein MIAYFPTAYPDELLYSQLARYYTKSGYMAYTFAAEELFAAKTVRPDVDFINSYTPAAVQAITRNISMEHVVEKHTMFPCYGRFLPKERRQKAFSALVAMTGNYHNILPIPQSKNGNVRCLRYCPACAANDRERYGEAYWHRIHQLLWIRVCPVHKCCLIDSGVVSSGKATPSLKTAEEIIPQSEICVFEDNEIEIRATVYMAEVFQAEVDMDSCVVVGDFLHSRMANTPYRSVRGEQRNIALFYADVREYYKNLPRNWFMELWQIQKVLTNNRVNFYEICLIAMFLGITADELVQMNLPEKTQQQLFDEAVFRLHEQGLKYPAIAKALGAPYETVKAIGEGRYGKTHHKTPKTSLKSGVKPRNWQQIDEDTLPLVKNAIHQLQGDGTTRPKKVTIYAVENLLHLPSKQISLYLPKCLAEIQRHRELQEQYWAREVVWAARQVKARGVTLTWRKVRDLTNLHRRDFEASLPYISEYAESELAEQILHLM, encoded by the coding sequence ATGATAGCTTATTTTCCAACCGCATATCCCGATGAGCTTCTTTATAGCCAGTTGGCACGATATTACACGAAATCAGGATATATGGCATACACCTTCGCGGCGGAAGAACTGTTTGCAGCAAAGACGGTACGCCCAGATGTGGATTTTATCAATAGTTACACGCCTGCTGCAGTACAGGCCATAACAAGGAATATATCTATGGAACACGTCGTTGAAAAGCATACGATGTTTCCTTGCTATGGGCGGTTTTTGCCGAAAGAACGCAGACAAAAAGCATTTTCTGCATTGGTAGCTATGACGGGGAACTACCATAATATTTTACCAATCCCCCAAAGCAAGAATGGGAATGTTCGCTGTTTGCGCTACTGTCCGGCTTGTGCAGCTAATGATAGAGAACGGTATGGAGAAGCCTATTGGCATCGGATTCATCAGCTGCTATGGATTCGTGTTTGTCCGGTTCATAAATGTTGTTTGATAGACAGCGGCGTGGTTAGCAGTGGTAAAGCTACGCCCTCTTTAAAAACAGCCGAAGAAATAATTCCACAATCGGAAATATGCGTATTTGAGGATAATGAAATCGAAATACGCGCAACTGTTTATATGGCAGAGGTTTTTCAAGCTGAGGTTGATATGGATTCATGTGTTGTGGTTGGCGATTTTCTTCATTCTAGAATGGCTAATACCCCATATCGGTCTGTACGTGGCGAACAGCGTAATATTGCGCTATTTTATGCAGACGTTAGAGAGTATTATAAGAATTTGCCACGAAACTGGTTTATGGAGTTATGGCAGATACAGAAGGTGTTGACGAATAATAGAGTGAACTTCTATGAAATTTGTCTCATAGCTATGTTTCTTGGTATTACCGCTGATGAACTGGTACAAATGAATCTGCCGGAGAAAACCCAACAACAGCTGTTTGATGAAGCAGTGTTCAGACTGCATGAACAAGGATTGAAGTATCCGGCTATTGCAAAAGCTCTCGGCGCTCCCTATGAGACGGTTAAGGCTATCGGTGAAGGCAGGTATGGAAAAACGCATCATAAGACACCAAAAACCTCGCTAAAAAGCGGGGTAAAGCCAAGAAACTGGCAACAGATTGATGAAGACACACTACCGCTTGTAAAGAATGCTATCCATCAGCTGCAGGGTGATGGAACAACCCGGCCTAAAAAGGTTACGATTTATGCTGTGGAGAACCTTTTGCATCTTCCCAGTAAGCAAATATCGTTGTATTTGCCTAAATGCCTTGCTGAGATACAGCGGCATAGGGAATTACAGGAACAATATTGGGCTAGAGAAGTAGTCTGGGCTGCGCGTCAAGTAAAAGCCAGAGGTGTCACTTTGACATGGCGCAAAGTACGGGATCTAACGAATCTACACCGCAGAGATTTTGAAGCTAGTCTGCCATATATTTCAGAGTATGCGGAGAGTGAGCTAGCTGAACAGATTCTACATCTGATGTAA
- a CDS encoding AAA family ATPase, with protein sequence MTTLSDIISILPHMKSGDALINALEVLPEYHPEICIGDASVRLMALSDLYKVYIPSQMSLEIYSKLYLALLRSMQKKGTKLAVQQQNQNYRMIMQQEYSGIMGGSDSFTIIGTSGIGKSSAVSRAINLITETRVIEAESPYTHVVPCVIVQCPFDSSVKGLLLEILRKVDEVLDSKYYQNALRARATTDMLIGSVSQVALNHIGMLVVDEIQNVANSKNGKSLIGALTQLINNSGISICMVGTPESSRFFESAIQLARRSVGLQYTTMSYDQYFQEFCKVMFRYQYVQKRTEITDGIIAWLYEHSAGITSVVVALIHDAQEIAILNSKETLNLESLNEAYQQRLSLLHGYIQPSISVGKHTSKVKKKAPVPTAMVTERETSDGSSIAELVAKAKNERIDIVKLLKSNMSVVEVAI encoded by the coding sequence ATGACAACGCTTTCAGACATCATTAGTATCCTGCCTCACATGAAATCAGGGGATGCGTTAATAAATGCATTGGAAGTATTGCCGGAGTACCATCCAGAGATTTGTATTGGTGATGCATCCGTAAGGCTTATGGCTTTATCGGACTTGTACAAGGTTTATATTCCCTCGCAAATGTCGCTGGAAATCTACAGCAAATTATATTTGGCTCTCTTACGCTCCATGCAGAAGAAGGGAACGAAGCTGGCAGTACAGCAGCAGAATCAGAATTATAGGATGATCATGCAACAGGAATACAGCGGCATCATGGGTGGATCGGATAGCTTTACCATTATTGGAACGTCTGGAATAGGTAAGAGTTCCGCCGTTAGCAGAGCAATTAACTTAATCACGGAGACTCGGGTGATTGAAGCGGAGAGTCCCTATACCCATGTCGTACCATGTGTGATTGTGCAGTGCCCCTTTGATTCGTCAGTAAAAGGTTTGTTGCTAGAAATTTTGCGTAAGGTTGATGAAGTTCTGGATAGTAAATACTATCAGAATGCTTTAAGGGCTAGAGCTACAACAGATATGCTTATTGGCTCTGTCAGTCAGGTGGCTCTTAATCATATCGGGATGCTGGTAGTGGATGAAATTCAAAACGTAGCCAACAGTAAGAATGGAAAAAGCTTGATAGGGGCTTTGACACAGCTGATCAATAACAGCGGAATCAGCATCTGTATGGTTGGCACTCCTGAAAGCAGTCGGTTTTTTGAATCGGCCATTCAGCTTGCACGACGTTCAGTAGGATTGCAGTATACGACCATGAGTTATGACCAATATTTTCAAGAATTCTGCAAGGTCATGTTTCGGTACCAATATGTTCAAAAAAGAACGGAAATTACGGATGGAATCATTGCATGGCTGTATGAGCATAGCGCAGGAATCACCTCGGTTGTTGTCGCTCTGATTCATGATGCACAGGAAATTGCAATTTTGAATAGCAAAGAAACGCTCAATCTGGAATCGTTAAACGAAGCTTATCAACAACGGTTATCTCTGCTTCATGGATATATTCAGCCATCGATTTCAGTAGGTAAGCATACCTCTAAAGTCAAGAAAAAAGCACCTGTTCCTACTGCGATGGTGACTGAGAGGGAAACTTCCGATGGTAGTAGTATTGCTGAGTTGGTTGCCAAAGCCAAAAATGAACGCATTGATATTGTGAAGCTTTTAAAGTCCAATATGTCTGTTGTAGAGGTGGCTATATGA